GTGAACAATTTCAAATGGTGCACTAGTAATGTTTGTAGATGATGGAAATGTAAATTGATGTAATTTTCCATATTGACAAGCATGACAGAAATCAACATGAGTTGAGAGAATTTGCAATGAATTCAAAACTTTATTCAAAATCACTTTAGAAGGGTGGCCAAGTCTATTGTGCCACAAATTTATTACAACAGTATGCTTATTATAGTTGGGTTGATTTGGTACATTATTGGACTGAGAAAGAAAAACAACTGGATGTGATGACTGAGAAGTCGAACAACTAGAGGAAGAACTAACAATAGGCAACTCCAATTGGTACAAGCCATCTTTAAGAGTGCCCTTGAGAAGTGGAGTCTTCGAAATGTTGTCCTTAATAAgacaaaaatcagaagtgaattcTACTGTGACATCATTATCTTTTGTAATTTGAGAAATGGTTATGAGATTTTTGGTGATAGATGGAACATGGAGAATATTTTTAAGATGCAAGGATTTATTAGCAGCTAAATAACTAGATCCAATACGAGCAATAGAGAGTTGTGAGCCATTACCTACAACAAGATTTTCTTTACCTTTGTAGTTGTTCTATGTTATCAGATTGGCACTATTTGAGGTGATGTGATTGGTGGCTCCACTGTCACGAAACCAAGATTCATCCCTGTGAGTGGAGGTGGAAGCAACGTGAGCTTGAGAAGTAATTTCAAAAGAAGTTTGGTGGGCATCATCTGGACCATGGTAGCTAACATCAAAATGGCGAACACATTTCAGAATAGAGTGACCGGGTTTGCCGCAGAGTTGACAAATGAAATGATTGACATTGCCATTGTAATAGGCTCTACCTCTTCCATTTGAGTAACCTCGTCCTCTGCCTCTGTTGGGATTGTTGTTGTAGTAGTTCCCATTTTGACTGTAAGGAGGACCATTCTGAGGCTTCTTGGTTTGAACAAAGTTTGTTGTTGGAGCATTGAGATCAAGAGTAGCAGTAGCCTGAGTAAGATCAGGGCGCATCTCATGATTCTGCAACATATATTGAACTTCTTGAATGGAGACAATGTTCTTGGATGTAAGATTGACAACAACCGATTCGTATTCGGAACCGAGACCAGCAAGAACATACAAGATCAACTGATCTTCAGAAATTGGATTGCCAGCAGCATGTAAGCCATCAAAATAGCTTTTCATCTTGAGCATGTACTCATCAACAGACATGGAACCTTTCTTGGTGCTTTGGAGAAAAGTCATAAGATGAATCATCCTATCCTTAGAACGAGTGCTAAATAGATTGTTAAGTGTAGTCCATATCTCAGCCGATGTTTTGCAGTCAACAACATGGCCAATCATGGGCTTAGAGATAGAAGAAATCAACCAAGAAAGTAAGAACTGATCAAGGCGATTCCAAGATGTTAAAGCAGGATTACTAACCCTTGTGGTTGATCCAGGAGCTTCTGGAATTGTGGCCGAAGGACAAGGTATAGTGCCGAGAAGAATCCCTTCAAGATCGTGTGCCCGAATCGGTGAAAGAACTTGGGAAAGTCAGAAGAAATAGTTGCTGCGATCCAAGCGAAGTGGAGGAAGAAGCATCGTAGATGGAATACTTGATGGGGTGGAGACAGTGGAGCTATTTGCAAAGGATGAAGAGGACTCCATGATCGAGTGACTCTAGTACCAACTTGAGAAAACAGAGAAAACAAAAACATTCACAAGTGTTTGAAGAACTGAAAGTATGGCTTATTTCTATACTAAGCTTCTCATTACAAGTCATTTTTATAGAGTACAATTACAGATAGAAAAGCCAAAGTTGTTacaaggaaaaactaacaaccCGAGAGACCAAAACTCTAACTAATCTAACAAACTAACTACCTTAACAACTTAATCACAGCTGTCAAAATCATCAGCTGAATAGATATATTCAACAATTATAAAGTGACCCAATTAAATTCATTTAgaagtgcaatgatctcaacattgAATTCCCTCATATTTGGTTATGCAAAACATaaatagaaagtaattagaatTAGAAATTTTGATTGTTGGGGATTTAAGGTTTTatactttctaaatcaacaatgaataatgagaataatttaacattacaaaccctagatgctaatcaagaactTTATTCAAAGAataaatgcaaatcttgataatcagataatcatattcaaagtatgaatgtaaATCTTAATAATTAAAGATTAAAATATTAATgattataacatgaatttagaatCATTTAATTATCGAAACTAACAATGATGAACACAATTAAAGATGCAATTCATAATATAATGACACAATTACAAAGTtaagagttagattcttccaagATGTTGTATCTCAGATTATGGagaattagaatgttgggggagagtgagattacacaaCTACAAtatttagaatctacacaaaattatgCATGACAGAGACCAAAGAAATATTGAGTTAGATGATTCAAACCCTAGTTGTATAACACacttcttcaaccttgatgaagCTTATAAAcctttcactacaacaaaaatgagttttaggggcgacgcatgtcgcccctaataacccGAAAAGTCGCCCCAGATTAGTAGCCCGTGAAAAAATGTCCCTGAAGGGTACATTAGGGGCGACTCAAGCGTCGCCCCTGATATTCAAATATCAGAGGCGACACAGTCACCCCTAAAACTTGAAATGTCgcctcaaaaatttgaaaattttgaattatttttgtcgatatgtcgcccctgatactccattagtcgcccctaatactatacTATGTCGTCCCAAATGGTTGCACGTGGCATATTATCAGGGGCGAtagtgtcgcccctaatactaatttatttataaaaaataataaaattaattaattaaatacaattttaattaattattaatcgaaattattatttaaaatttaaataattgaaaacaaatatattaaaaataaaaatattatattaaatattcaaattagtttattaaaataacaattttacatattcataatacattaacatagcaaatattcatattgttcataaaatttaacaataattaataataaaataaacctagTCTCCTAAGCCAGCTGCCTCGTCCTCCTCCCTATTGTCTTCTTGTTGTGGTTGTTGCGGTGGCTGTGGTTATGATTACTGCGGTGGCAGCATCGGCCaaggatattggggaggtaatgtggacgatcCAGCTCCATATATGTAGGGATACGATGGCTGGGAGGACGGTGGAATCGGACACGGATAAGGTGTTGCTCCGTACATATATGGAGGTACCATATGTTGAGACGGCGCTGCCCCGTACATAGAAGGATGAGttggagctggaggttgagaagacgaAGCCCTAGAAATATTGTCACTATCAGGCACAGGCGGCATCTGAACGTTTGGTGGACGAAATGAAGGTACAAATTATTGAGTTAAGAAATTAACTTGATCAGTCAATTTTTGTAGATTATTCtccaatttttctatatattctcttgaatgatgaggaggaacttgagactcgctgaagtgagagtgttgggtagatgatgacccCGACCCCGACCTCGACCTCGACCCTGACCCCTTCAATTTGCGGCCCACTCCTCGCACATGTCCATGCCTTTGGCCTAATACTTTTTGTAGCACCTCCACCTGATCAACTGATGACGGActatcattattagaagcatcagtggatgtttgctgagtttgtaactcaaaatcagccttcagtttttcctgttttcaaaaaatgttagacactaacattaaatataactctattaatattaaaaaatataattcaaacttacataatcttggcgaGCATCATCGTTCACGAAATCATTTGTTGATTTCTTCCAATGATAATCCTTCCATGACTCAATGAGGTCCGGGTTCgtctaaaaaatataacccaaatgttagagaacatataatttaaaagaacataattttgataatattttatcttttacttATTTTTTCAAAACGGACGGCTGCCAGCGATTTTGTACCCTGCGTTGTAGAATACTTTTGTTTCTTCCGATTTTCCTTATTCTTTATGGAGCGCGCAATAAATTGTGgacttgtaaataactgacaGATCTGCTTCCACTCCTCCTTGTTAACATCATTGGTTGGGTTGTTTAGAACCTTATCCCAATCCTCCGGTCCATTGTAGTGTTTCTCAAAGTGTTCGTGTCTTAGTGTTTTCCCATTACGGTATCGGTCTTTCATCTCTCGATCGATACCATCTAAACACTTTAAGAATCCTCGCGGCCCGCTATTTGATAATAGTACtaaattgaaaattaaacatattaataatatatgtactatatcaaagacaaatttttaaaaaaatatatttaatactatTTTTACCTGAATTATGCCAAGGACCTGATCCCTGTATAGTTTAGGCACCAATTCCCATGAACCGTAATGTCCGGGAAATTTCATTTTAATTTGGGTTCCCACAAGGCGGAAAAAAGCAGCGTGCTCGCCCCCAACAACCATGTACGTTCGTGGGAAAAACGCTACTTCCAGTGGTTTTCCATTTTTACGTCGCCTCTCCTCTAGATCTTTTCCAATAGCTGCGCCACAACCCTTTTTCTTAGTTGGGATtcctgtattttttttattaataatacatagaatattagtatatacatgataaacatatgtgagtaaataaaataacaaaaaaattatctGACTCGCATGTagtcgggatcctagtaggatccggtggaggatcaccgccagcgtctccaccgtgagctctagccacatctgctgacatctactaacacgacagtaatttaacctatctattttaatatttaattattatttataattaatttattgagtattatttcaattgattaggtaatttgaaacatgctatttggaaacgaactttttatttctcaatatgtaCAATACATTGAACACTagatacaaaactaagtagaatagtcactatcctcactaattacatcaacatctatcgggcacacatcatcagtattatcatcactaaggtcgacaattaattcatcctcatcttctgcttcttctacACTGTCTGCCATATCATCTTCATTGTCATTAATAAATCCATCATCTTCTTGAACAACTAAAGAAGGTCCATGGGCCGTGTTGACTTGAGTCGCTAGTACATCAGATTGCTGAACAACCAACTCTCCGAGATCCACAGTCAAAACAAAATTCGATGAGttggtgtcatgtacaacatcaacatcagcaATCATATCTGAAGCATCTGGAAAGTGCCAAACTTGCCGATGATTCACTTCTTGGACAACAATCCAATCTCGTCCTCTAACGAGATCATCGATGTAgaatacttgttttgcttgactagctagtatgaacggttcatctttataccattcaccgctaacattgatactagtaatattatttacagtgatggttttcttctttttcggatctgtattgaaccatttacatcgaaataataccaccgaataagaaccagtaaaagacagctggagtatttcttcaagttgcctgtaatagttaaaaccttctgttccagcaacacacactccactattttgtgtaattCGATTCTGATCTTGATTGTATGAGACAAATCGAACTCcgttcactatacatgcttggtAGGAGTAAGCCAatagatctgacccagatgctaaagctagtaattcatcagcatgctctaatgacccaagctggtgcaagtcatatatctaataataaagaaatatattagaatgagaatgtaatttgtagtatgcaatttgctaagtacaagttaccttcttatgaaaccatgaaTGAAACTCTTTCTTATGTATCAATTTATGATTGGCAGCCATATCTCTTTGTTGCACCTCAGTTAGGTGTTccctgttaattaattaacaatgacaatattgttaattaaggagtagattgaacaaagaataaaatgaatattaattatgtacttactctaaatacacttcagtttctggagaattatccaatatgaaccactcagctttaTTCCGAGTATTTTCATCGAGGGGCACGGGAATTCCCTTACTAagaggacgacattgagattcaaaCACTGTGAGGTGTCGATTCACATACGGTGCATCTTCGTTACGATCAGGctgattaaattttgtttccacacctttgaaatacattgaacaaaatatcaaagcctcatctgcaacatatccttctgctatagatccttcaggacgagctttattcctgacatagttttttaattttttcatgtatctttcaaaaggatacatccacctcataaatacaggTCCTCCCAATATTGCTTCATCAGGCAAGTGCAAAACCAGATGGATCATTATGTCAAAGAATGTTGGagggaaaatcaactccatcttgcataaaataacaatcaagtcatccttagctttctccatatcagaaacgttcagtgtcctagagcacaattgttttaagaaattacacaattcagtgatggtagtggatatagattctggtaaaaacttgcgaacacctactgcaagtaatcgttgcattatcacatgacaatcatgggacttcaacccaacaatgtttgagtcattgtctgtgacttttttctttagattagaacaaaaaccatcgggcagcttcactcctttcaaaaattgacaaaaatctcGCCTCTGTTCAAAAGTGAACATGTATGGAGCATGCGGTTTCATTAACCTTTTATTGGCATCCTCGTAAATCCACAACGATTTCCTAACCCCCATAttctttaaatcatgttttgcgttagtggtgtccttagatttatcattatctaacaaagtcccaaggatactgtcgcacacattcttctcaacatgcatcacatctaggttGTGTTTTAACTAATTTGAACTCCAGTATTCAAGTTCatagaaaatactttttttcctccaattaatTTCCCCTGCACCTCGCTTGCGCTTCACCCCCCCAAATCTGTCATGTTTACCAGACACTTGAAGTggtaaagcattgacttgatcTAAAACTTGTTGACAAGTAAACTGTTGTGGAGGATTTCTTTTCTCAACTTTGCCATCAAATTCCTTGTCCCTTCTCTACTTATGATTACTCCTCAAGAATCGCCTATGACCGACATAcgatgtcttaccaatcactcgaATGGAAGTGGTGTCTTCATTGCACGTTGGACATGCTTTATACCCTTGCCCGCTCCAACCAGACAAGCTATTACGAGCAGGGAAATCGTTAATTGTCCACAGAAGGGCTGCACGCATCTTGGATAATTCATTCCTTGTGCCATCTCTTGTGTCGACCCCGTTAATCCACAATTGttttaactcatccaccaagggtcttagaaatacatccatgtctttacccggtgattttggcccaggaataagcagagttagcataaaatactcttccttcatgcatagccaaggggggagattgtagttcgtcaaaatcacaggccacatgctgtatgataAGCTCATGTTGCCAAAAGGATTAAACTCATCAGTAGCCAAGCCTAGACGAACATTTCTAGGATCTTTTGCAAAATCAGGATGGGTGGCATCAAAGTCTTTCCATGCAGACCCGTCAACCGGATGACGCATCACCCCATCTTCTATTGATCTCCCAGTATGATGCCATAACATGTCATTAGTTGTATGTCTTGAACTGTACATTTGCTTTAATCTGGgagtcaacggaaagtaacgcatcaccttgtgtggagcctttttccccttcttcttttcattgacccatcggctactcccacacacatgacatgaatctttgcttgcatgctcattataaaataaggaACAATCATATTTACACACATGGATTGATTGATATCCCAACCCTAACTTACTCAGCTTCTTTTTCGCCTCATAGTGTGTTGggggaattttattatctttcggaaatgcaaattttagtaacttcaacaattcatcgaaagagttatttggccacttccctctaactttcaaatgcatcaaCTTCGCCAAAAATTTTAaggatgatatccaatcacaacccggatacaactcagcttcaatctcgtcgaacaactcgtcataatactgtccCATTCGACTGCCAGACACACCATCTGCTTCCTCTACATTTGTCGGTAAGAGGAAATCATCAACGACGTCAACCATCTCGTCTACATCTTCATTCTCCTCAACTACCTCATTGGTGACACTAGCTTCCACCTCACCGTGGTAAATCCACTTTTGATAACTCTGTTGAAAACCCTTGTCAAAGACATGAGCCTCCATTGTATCTATAGTTTGTAGTTTAACATTCAGGCACCTCACACACGGGCATAAAATTCTCCCGTCGCAGTCTACGTgttctttcgccattctcaagaAGGCTTGGAGACCGTTCCAATAAGCATCACTGTTACGCTTCCTTAATGCTGTCCAACTCTTATCGATCGGCATCTACGAtacaaaaataaacaataatttaaacttattgactatgtgtgtgtgccctaatccacattttcactccacttctataagggtaaagaacctatcccattcagatttgtagtatacatataatttaatctacactcttaaaattgtttcgtttatgtaaaaatttcggcagcacctccctatagttctcataagtgggcagactaaaattaagtttgcccacttacgagaacaaataaggagacacatattgaaatctctattaacgaaacaataa
The Humulus lupulus chromosome 6, drHumLupu1.1, whole genome shotgun sequence DNA segment above includes these coding regions:
- the LOC133785859 gene encoding uncharacterized protein LOC133785859 → MQRLLAVGVRKFLPESISTTITELCNFLKQLCSRTLNVSDMEKAKDDLIVILCKMELIFPPTFFDIMIHLVLHLPDEAILGGPVFMRWMYPFERYMKKLKNYVRNKARPEGSIAEGYVADEALIFCSMYFKGVETKFNQPDRNEDAPYVNRHLTVFESQCRPLSKGIPVPLDENTRNKAEWFILDNSPETEVYLEEHLTEVQQRDMAANHKLIHKKEFHSWFHKKTV